One stretch of Sander vitreus isolate 19-12246 chromosome 16, sanVit1, whole genome shotgun sequence DNA includes these proteins:
- the tmem203 gene encoding transmembrane protein 203, with protein MLFSLRELVQWLGFATFELFLHLLALLVFSMLVALRADMFTPTLSWWLVFVPLFAADGLSTYFTAIVSIRLYQENEKRLAVLRLLWVLTVLSLKLVCEVLLCQKLAEQEQARDLWFGLIVSPLFILLQLLMIRACRVN; from the coding sequence ATGCTGTTCTCCCTGAGGGAACTGGTCCAGTGGCTGGGCTTTGCCACCTTTGAACTCTTCCTCCACCTGCTAGCGTTGCTGGTCTTCAGCATGCTGGTTGCTCTGCGAGCTGACATGTTCACCCCTACGCTGAGCTGGTGGCTGGTGTTCGTCCCGCTGTTTGCCGCCGACGGCCTCAGCACCTACTTCACGGCCATTGTGTCGATCCGTCTTTACCAGGAGAACGAGAAGCGCCTCGCCGTGCTGCGGCTCCTCTGGGTGCTGACAGTGCTCAGCCTGAAGCTGGTGTGCGAGGTGCTGTTGTGCCAGAAGCTGGCGGAGCAGGAGCAAGCCAGAGACCTGTGGTTCGGCCTCATCGTCTCGCCGCTGTTCatcctgctgcagctgctgatgaTACGGGCGTGCCGCGTCAACTGA
- the alad gene encoding delta-aminolevulinic acid dehydratase: MQTPAESILHSGYFHPTLRYWQTCVTDLRPDNLIYPIFITDSADAVEPIGSLPGQARYGVNKLEGMLRPLVENGLKCVLIFGVPAKIEKDDRGSGADTDDTPAVLAVKKIRSLFPELLVACDVCLCPYTSHGHCGILNDDGTLNNDASCLRLAEVALAYARAGCHIIAPSDMMDGRVRAIKHALTSNGLGNKASVLSYSAKFASCYYGPFRDAAQSKPAFGDRRCYQLPPGARGLAIRAVERDVREGADMLMVKPGLPYLDIVREVKDKFPTHPLAVYNVSGEFAMMWHGAQAGAFDLRAAVMEAMTAFRRAGADIIITYYTPQLLSWLKE, encoded by the exons ATGCAGACACCAGCCGAGTCCATCCTCCACAGCGGCTATTTCCACCCAACACTCCGATACTGGCAGACCTGCGTCACCGATCTGAGACCTGACAATCTCATCTACCCCATCTTCATCAC AGACAGTGCAGATGCAGTGGAGCCCATTGGCAGCCTGCCGGGACAGGCCAG ATACGGAGTGAACAAGCTGGAGGGCATGTTGCGGCCACTTGTGGAGAACGGCTTGAAATGTGTGCTGATTTTTGGTGTCCCTGCAAAAATAGAAAAG GACGACCGGGGTTCAGGAGCCGACACAGACGACACGCCGGCTGTCCTGGCCGTGAAGAAGATCAGGTCCTTGTTCCCTGAGCTGCTGGTGGCGTGCGACGTCTGCTTGTGTCCCTACACATCACACGGACACTGCG GTATCCTGAACGACGACGGTACTCTGAACAATGACGCCAGCTGTTTGCGCTTAGCAGAAGTGGCGCTGGCCTACGCCCGAGCTG GCTGTCACATCATCGCTCCCTCTGATATGATGGATGGAAGAGTCCGAGCCATCAAACATGCCCTGACATCTAATGGTTTGGGAAACAAG GCTTCAGTGCTGAGCTACAGTGCAAAGTTTGCCTCTTGTTATTATGGTCCTTTCAG GGATGCTGCCCAGTCCAAACCTGCGTTTGGGGACAGACGCTGCTACCAGCTGCCTCCTGGAGCCAGAGGACTCGCCATCCGAGCTGTG GAGCGAGACGTGAGAGAAGGAGCTGATATGCTGATGGTGAAACCGGGTCTGCCGTATCTGGACATCGTGAGAGAAGTCAAAGACAAG TTCCCCACTCACCCCCTGGCGGTGTACAATGTGTCCGGGGAGTTTGCCATGATGTGGCATGGCGCCCAGGCCGGAGCGTTCGACCTGCGGGCCGCTGTGATGGAGGCCATGACCGCCTTCCGCAGGGCAg GTGCTGACATCATCATCACCTACTACACACCTCAGCTGCTCAGCTGGCTGAAGGAGTAA